CACTCCATATTATCAGTCTGATTTCTACAGCTTTGATCCTTGTGCCTATTTACACCCAAGCAAAATAGGCTTGGGCATAAATGCGGTACAGTTTCTGCTCACTTTGACTTGTGGTGGCATTTAGCCCTTGACACACAGGGTGAAGTTGTGATAGTGAGAGTTGCAGTTGAAGGTAAGGTCCTTGATATGACCAAACACTGGTTTTGcaacatttattaattttattaacttttcatGAGTGCTCCAGCCATGTTTTAACTCAGTGTTTTGTACATGTAAGTTCTCTTCTGCAGTTCCAGTTGAAGAGATTCTTTACACTTTGGGCATAGTCATGGTTCCGAATAGCTTATGATACCCGGTCAAATGTAGCTGCGGTTTCTCTCTGGGTGGGTAATCCCAACATACAGGCTGAAGTATGAAATGTACCCTGAGGAAAGGCTGTTTGTGAAGATAGGTGCTCACTGATAGAATCAGCTGCAAACCCTCAAGCAGTATAAACTTCAGAAATGGAACAAGGTCTCTACACAAGCGTATGTATACCAACTATGGGAAGGATGATACTTAGCTGGTACATTTCAGGGTGCACAAATAGAAATACACCACTTTTTAGGTTTTGCCTATCATACAAAATGACTTAATCAAGTAAACTGCAAGCAGCCCCAAACAGCTTTGCTGAATTGATTCGTAAAAATAACATGCAATGTTCCTAATGATTTAACAGAGGTATTCAAGAGTATGAGTTTTATTTTACCCAGTTGCAAATTTTTTGTTATGTCAAACTGTTTATTTGGATGTATTTTGAAGTCTCATAAAGAAGGGTGGTAAAGAAATGAAACGTACTATGATTAAAGGTGTAGATACTTTTGTGTTTTACAGGTGTGTGTGCACTGGAGTCAGTTCTGGTGAAAGCTGATTTGTATTTGATTTTGTGCATATGGCAAAGTTTTTTCATGGATTACAGAAGTTCCCAGCAGTGGGAACTTCTCCTTTAGCTTGAAGACAAAATGCTATCAGCTGACAAGCAGACTTTCGCTGCTTCTTGAGAAACATTCACAATCACTGGCCTTGTCTTGGGTCACAGATGTCTCAGAGTTTTCCGTAATGTTTTGCTCTGATTCACTGCACTGAGGGAAGCCGAATGgtttcagttctgtttcagtTCAGACTATCTTAGTCATCAgtctcaaaatgaaaaatggaaatcttctttcagcaaagcaaaaggTTAAATTCTTCCTTACAAGAttgaaaacataataaaaaaataaacgtTTCAAAGGAATCTAATGTAAGCTTGAAATATAGCTGACACTGCAATCTAGAATAAATTTTCATACTTTTCAGCTTCTTTAGCTGAATCCCTTCTTGCTTTCAACTCTTCTGCAAGGCACTGTTTTACAGGGTGGAGTAAGCGCTAGTCTGAGTCCAGCTGGGCCCAAGTGCTCCCCACGTTCCCCCAGCTTGCTCAGATCTGAAGAATTCATGACATACTTCATGAATTTAATCTTAAAATTTGTTCGGATTTATGTAATcttcattcatttattcatctctgcttctttcttccttgctaATTAATCCTCCTGAAGCATGCTGTATTAGCGTGGATGTTTATGGGAGTAAGGtgttggttttggttatttATACCTGCATTTGCAATGCACTCACTCTCTGCTCTGTTGATTTGCTTGCTAGGCTCATGCCACTGTTCAAAACGCTAACTGAATGGCTACTTTACTGGATTGCTCCATGCCCAGATTACCCTGTATTGCTCTGTTCTTCATGGCTTCCTTGCAGCTTTCATATCATACAGAATATTCTCTATAGTTAATTTTCTATGATTTTTGAAGGAGGCTACAATGTGAGGTATCCCTGATAACCATCCGAGAGTAAAGGTGGCAGACCTGTAAAGGTTCTGAACTGTGCTGTTTTGCCCCTGTTACTAGCTTTTGTGATCTAAGCTTTTGCCATCCTTTAGTGTGCTACATTAATTAGTGTGTTTAGCTGAAGCAAATAACTTGGCAGGGTAGAGCAGTgagttctgcttcctcttttctgtgtgtgcaaAAGAGGAGATACAGTTGATGAATTTCTAGAATATCTGCATAACTatcagaagcagaaatgaaattagAAATGCAGAATTATTCAAACAGTCTTGCTTTGGTGAATGTTCTGTGCTGCAGATAGGTTTATCTCATCCTAAACTTACAAGTATGTAAGTATTACAGAAGTAAATGTATTTAGAGTCTGGACTGTTAAAAGTTTCCTTTCATTATGCTCTTAATACCTGCATGGGAGGGAAATTTCATTAATTCTTAGAATTGTATAGCCTACATGAGAAAACCCTGTTCTTTCTACTTCCTGAGGTAGAAATTATTAAGGAATTAGCATTTCATGTGAGATTCCCCAGCTGGAAGATTATGTATGTTTGAAACTCTGTTTTGAGGAAGCTAACCAAGCATGCAGAGGACTTTTGCTGGTTCTTCGCTCGGAGATTAATTTCATGCACAAAAGGTGGGTTATATTTGCTCCATTGTTTACATCTTTTTGTTACATGTATTTTGGACTCCATCAGATCTCAGGTGTTGGTGTTCCTTTACTGTTGGTGGgtatttttgcattttgaaatttcagtgaaaatgctCATCTGTATGTTGGATTtcaacaaagaagaaaagggaacaaaTTGTTGGCATGATGATTTTCATTCTCATCCAACTCTAATACCATCATAAAATAGTGTTGGCAGGGTAACCATTGATCCTTAATATTGCTTTGCCAGACATATCTGCTTCATTTTTTGACAGTGGCACTCTTCAGTGCTGTATAGTGTGGATGATCCCTTACCGCACTGTATAGCATAGCATGCGTGGTAAATTGAAACTCATCTGGCACTGGAGCACAGAGAGAGAAtatctttctggtttttgtttccttcacaaCATTTCCTGCTTTGTTCCTGATGTCCCTTTTGTCCAAGGGAAGTTCCTCCACAGAGTTCCAGATCAAAGTTTATCTGATTCCAGAGGTTCTTTACCAGCCTGGAGTCTGAAGGACACCATCAACCGCTCTGTGAAGAAAGTTGGGTCGTATTTCCTTGTGCTTGTGTGTGATACTGTACTTTGACCAACCATCCCAGCTTCACTGTTATTCTGTGCTCAGATATTCCAGCATCACTTTTTGAAGACAGAATTTGAACTCTCAATTGGATTCTATTGAGGTAGAAATTTATACTTTACTGATTTATTCTTGTATTGCTTTTGGCGATGTTTATTCTTGTATTGCTTTTGGCGATGTTAATTACATGTGTTCTTGCTTTACTTAATTAAAAGTTGATTAAGCTTGATAGGAGACTTGGAGGATAAGAAGACAAATTTGAGTACAGATTTGATACCAGTTTTGATATTATGGGTCTTTCTTAGAGCCGGCTAACATTGGCTTTGTTtgacatgggggaagcttctagcagcttctcgcAGAAGCCACCACTGTAGCCCCCTCtagctaccaaaaccttgcatGCAAACCTTGCTTGCAATAACAGTATAATTCCTCCTCAAGATTCTTGGCTTACTGGAAAAATGGACCCCTTTGTGCTGTAACAAAGACAAAGCTGATCAGCTTCTTTGATCAGCTGACCCTGAGGAGGTGCATGGTCATGTCCTGGGTCTTTGGGGTGTGAAGAGGAATATTCTTTGGCTCCTCTGACTGAAAAGGTTGCTTTTGGACCAGTTCCTGTGAGGGTCCATGGGGCTTTCGAAGTTCGGTCCCCTAAAGTGTGGGGATATGGGGTGTACAGAAAGAGCAGATTGGAGACTTGTTGTGTTCTCCTTTACTCCTAAATGCATTAATGTCTGTTTGTACCGGTTTTAGATTTTTCAAGATTGTTGAGAAATTTTTATTGCTTAACATAACATACCACTGATTGTATACCTCCCATTATAAGGGAGTTAATTTCTACTGAGATAATCAATAATTGGCATTAAAGAATGGGGATCAGGAGGATTGACAAGAACTTAATAAGATGTAAAGATTAAGGTCTTTATAAGATTAAGAACTTAATaatatgtaaaaatgaaaatcttaCTGCTTGCCTAATTTTATATTGAATTTTAatttaacaagaaaaagcaaagttcaaTGATTCAACTATTTCAGCAAATTCggtgtgtttttctttcacaggaCTGGACTCATCACTGAGACATATTGAGGAGAAAACAAGGATATGCTCCTGTGTAAGAAACCCGGATAAACCTGGAAGGCATAATGGGACCCTTTACAAGTATCTATGTCTTTGCTTGTGTCTTTACATTCACACTATGGAATAATATCCATCCAACTGTGGAAAATGAATTTATTGCAAATTATTCAAGCAGTTTGCTAACTAATGTTCCAGAAAACATTCCAGTCCATACTCATGTATTAGATTTGTCACATAACAGGATCTCTGGACTTGGTGTCTcagattttgtttctctttctgatCTTCAGGTATTAAATCTTTCTTATAATCTAGTTACAGAGCTTAACTTTAGtgtcttcatttttaatgaagatttAGAATACTTAGATTTATCTCATAATAACATCTTGAAAGTTTACTGTCAAACTCTTGTGTATCTTAAACATTTAGATCTTTCTTTCAATAAGTTTACTGCCCTGCCCATCTGTCAGGAATTCGGGAACATAGTTTGTTTGGAGTACCTAGGATTAAGTGCCACAATGATACAAAAGTCAGACTTCAGGTATATAACGCATTTGCATCTGCACACTGTCTTTCTAACATTAGAAGACTTTTCCCTGTATGAGCCTCAGAGTCTGACAGCCTTGAACACAAGGAGCCTCCACATCGTGTTTGCAGCAAACCGAAACTTCAGTTTTGCCCTACTGTATGATGGAATGAGCACttcagaaaacttaaaaatagtTAATTTAAGATATACCTTGAGCTATAAAgatttcccccctccttctttAGCGCTTCTGAAGGAAATCAAGACAACAGCTCTCATGCTTGACACTGTGGATTTACAGTGGGCTATAATTTTGCagattttcctccttgtttGGTATTCACCTGTGGAGTATTTGACTGTGAGAAATTTGACTTTTCGGGGACCACTGGGGGAGCTGACTGAATATGACTTTATGCCCTTACTAAGCTCTATGGAACAATTAATCTCTTTGGGTGGCTCCATGAAAGTACTAACTTTGGAGCATGTTCGTAATAAGGTTTATTATTTCAACCAGGAGATACTATACAGACAGTTTTCAGAGATGAATATTGCCAGTTTGACAATATATGATGCATATATGCCACACATGCTTTGCCCCAACAGAACAAGctcatttcagtatttaaattttTCTCGCAATGCCCTGACGGATGAACTGTTCCAGAATTGCGGCACTCTGACAGATTTGAAATTACTTATTTTGCAGAAGAATAAATTTGAGAGCCTCCCCAAGGTTAGCTTCATGACCAGCCATATGAAATCACTAAAATACCTGGACATGAGCAGCAACTTGCTGCGTCATGAGGGAGCTGACGCGCAATGCCAATGGGCTGAGTCTCTGACAGAGCTGGACCTGTCCTCAAATCAGTTGACGGATGCTGTGTTCGAGTGCTTGCCAGTCAACATCCAAAATCTCAACCTCCAAAACAATCAGATCAGCAGTGTCCCCAGGGGAATGGCCGAGCTGAAAGCCTTGAAAGAGCTGAACTTGGCATCGAACCGTCTGGCTGACCTGCCGGGCTGCGGCGGCTTTACGGCCCTGGAGTTCCTGAACGTAGAGATGAATTCGATCCTCACCCCGTCTGCCGACTTCTTCCAGAGCTGCCCAAGAGTCAGGGAGCTCAAAGCAGGAAAGAACCCATTCAAATGCTCGTGTGAACTGCGAGACTTTATCCGTGCGGAGAAGCAGTCCGGGGGGAGGCTGTTCGGCTGGCCGGCGGCGTACATGTGCGAGTACCCGGAGGACTTGCGAGGGACGCAGCTGAAGGACTTCCACCTGAGCGAGCTGGCTTGCAACACAGTGCTGCTCCTTgtgacagctctgctgctgacgctggtgctggtggctgtcGAGGCCTTCCTGTGCATCTACCTGGACGTGCCGTGGTACGTGCGGATGACGTGGCAGTGGACGCAGACGAAGCGGAGAGCTTGGCACAAccaccctgcagagcaggagaccGTTCTGCAGTTTCACGCCTTCATTTCATACAGCGAGCGTGACGCGTTGTGGGTGAAGGACGAACTGATCCCGAACCTGGAGAAGGGCGAGGGCTGCGTCCAACTGTGCCAGCATGAGAGAAACTTCATCCCTGGCAAGAGCATTGTGGAGAACATCATTAACTGCATTGAGAAGAGCTACAAGTCGATCTTTGTGCTGTCTCCCAACTTTGTGCAGAGCGAGTGGTGTCACTATGAGTTGTACTTTGCCCATCACAAGCTGTTCAGTGAGAATTCGGACAGCTTAATCCTCATTTTACTGGAGCCGATCCCTCCCTACATTATCCCTGCCAGGTATCACAAGCTGAGGGCTCTGATGGCAAAGCGAACCTACCTGGAGTGGCCGAAGGAGAGGAGCAAGCATGCCCTTTTCTGGGCTAACCTGAGGGCGGCTATTAACATTAACCTGCCAATATCTGTTGAAGTAGATAAGGAGCAGAGTGATGTTACCTCTACCAGTAGTGTAAGTCAGTATGCGAATAAATGACTGTCTTGCATTAAATTGTGTTAATAAATTTTTTGTAGTCTTTTACAGTATTCCTAGTTAGTAGCAAATTGTAATTGTGATAGATACAGAAATTGCTATTGCTTATTCCTGGTTAAGGGTTGAAAGTCAGAGCCATTAATCCTTGTTTAATGTTATTCTTCCTTCATTGTACTAGTCATTCCGACTTACCTAGATGTACCTACCAAGTCATGATTTCATAGAATTCACTATTCATTgtcttcaaaataataatatCTGAATTTAGGAAATGTTTACAGTATAATACTGCTACTTTTTGCCATGATCATATCAAGCTATATGGGGAgctcatttttcctgttttctaaaAGATAGAAGCTTGATGTTTGGAGATGAATCCCCTTTTACTTTCACTGAACTCTGTTGCCTTGCCCTTCCAATCATCATGCATgtgagaaaaagcagtttttattGGTAAGTAACTTCTCTGCTAAAACCAATCTGATTAAACTAATGGTATTTGTTGATAGGCAACATCTAATAATTGTGCTTGGGTTTAATTTGACAATCTAATAAATCTCTCGTTGTTTCTCTGGTATTGAATTTGGTGGTTTCATTTCTCTGGTGATGTGGAGTTATGTAATTATGGCTCAATAGAAATGCAAAGCCCTCTGATCACAGCCATGAGCGGCACATGTGGTGAGCAAGAAGGTGTGTTCATTAGCACTGGCCAAGGCGGCTGACCAAGCACCTGCCAGGTGTGTGTCATGGTAGCTAGATGTTGACAGGAAGCTATGGGAGAGCTTCCTTGTGTACAGAGGTGCTGTGATGCTTCTGTGCACGCACAGACCAGCTCAGGTTAACTGGCTATCGCAGTACGATGCCAGGTGCCTTTATCTCAATGTAGAGCTTTGGAAAGAAGGGATAAAATTCTCTATTAAGTCCTAATTTCAGGTGAAGGGAAGTTAGGTACTGACCTCTGTGATAACACCTAACTGGGATCTCCCCAAAGCCAGCACCAAGCTTTGTTTGTGTACTTTAAAAAGGGCTGCTAAGCCCTCAGTACTTCAGTGGGAGCTGGTGGATGTGGCATGCTTGAAAAGCAGGTTACTTATGATGAGCGGGGATGTTCAAAGGCACAGATAAGCCTAATGCTCTGTAGGAGTTCTATTCAGGAAGGCTTTACCCTACCCTAAGAGTCACTTGTGCTGCGTGGCAGCCCAACATGGTGGCCAGGGCCAGTGGGCACCATGGGGTGCTGCTGAAAGTGCATTGCACACCCCgtagccagccagccagccagctaTAGAAGGCTGCAAGGCTCTTTCCACAGATGTAGTAATGTTAAACCTGGGGCTGAGGCCTGAATGTGCTGCTGAAGCTTCAATATTTCCTTCTTAACAGGTTTTTCCCTCTGGGTGCAGGTTCTTCACTATCTCTGTAACATGGCTGTCTGCTCTTAGGCAGTTCCCTGGGTAAGCTCTGGTGACTTCTTTATTTCAGCTACAGCCAAAGTGACATCTGTAATGTAAGGCTTGTGTGCTGTACTTCTCTCAGGTGCTCAAGGAACAGTTAGTTCAGTCACAGAGGCCAGTGCCCATTAGGCTCATTAGGAGTCTTGTAGCCTTTACCTCctcagggctcctctgctctTTACAGTGAGAATGCTACCAGAAAACCTGTCCCCCTCCTTTCTGAAAGACTCCTCCTCTCCCAAGCGTTGCTGTCTACGGACATGTTCAGCATTCACACTTGGTGGCAATGTGTTAATGGGAACACATTCTGTCCTGTTTACCAGATGAGAAAAGAGGAAGTAAAATTTCTCAAATCGGGCTTTCCAGTCTCTGTAAATGTCATGCATCAGCAAACAGGGTTTTATGTCCTAACTAATGTACAGGGTCTGGGCTGTGGAAGAGACCCTCATCTTTAAGACTGTTCTGAAACCTAAGTTGTAGGTAGGTGTGAAAGGAATAGTTTCTCAGGTCTGCCAGCTGTATTGTTTTAGGTCATTAACCCTGTAACACCCCTTTATACACTGACCTTCCTATGTCTGCACAAGTCTTTCATGCACATGCCAAGTATTTCACTTATTTCCATGCTGCACTGTACGCTGCAGCTGCTTACAATACACTTCTGAGTTTCTCTGATAAAGCAGATTCGATCTGTTGGTTGCTgttggtttgttatttttcttatgaGTTCTCTGTTGgaacttcctttttctccttccctgaagCTGTTTCTGTTCAGAGGATACAGAAGttgttgattatttttgttgtggCTGAACATAGCAAAcgcttttctctgctgttttctaTGAAGCAATGTGCCATTAAAGGGTCTTTAAAAAACGTGTTCACAGAGATGCTTCTTGGGAAGCACGTAAGCAAGTAAGAACGGTGTGAAgtgctgctcttgctgagcTCACAGGCCTGGAAGCACACCCTGTACATTTACACTGTTAGTGTTCGGCCAGGCCCGAGTTTTAATTGTAGAGGATATGTTAAAAGTGTGCTTATGGCTACAAATCACAGTAAAGACGCAAAGAGCAGCTGTGAACCCCTGAGCAGGTTTCCTGCAGGATGAGGATCTGACTCAGTGACAGAAGGTCAGGCAGAAGAACGGCTTTATTTCTTAACTACGAGAAAAGGAATACTTCCTCATATTAGTGTCTCGAAAGCTcagtttttgcctttttctcagGCTGAGCCTGACGCCCAGTGGCCGATTGAAATATCGCTGCTTCCTGAAAGGGAGCGCTCCTGCCGGCACACACACATCGGTCCCGTCTTGCCTctggggaaaaatgaaacagctgGTCTTACCAGCCCGGCGGATGCAGGAGCCCCTGGTAGGTGTGTGCGGGCTAAGGAAGACAGGGCAGGATAAGCCCTTCCTCATGGCAGTTCCACGGTGGGTCAGTGGCTCAGTCCCCCACTTCATCTGTCCTGCCGGCTGAGTATGCTCTGGAGCGGATACCGACTGGTTCACTACCAAATGAACCTTGGAAATCAGCAGCATGATGTGAACAGAGACTCTTGCTTTACAGGAAGCAATCCTTATTTCCAAGCAGGATACCAAGAAATTCACACCAGCCATTTTCTCACATTCTGATTTCTGTttgcagggttttgtttttactgcCTTGCTTCTGCTGTACCTGCTTTCCCTTCTGTATGGCACCATGAGAGTGTAGGTGCAGACTGGGCTGATCTGCTGGGTCCCAGGCAGCAACAGATAAACACCCTGATGCAGGAATGGAAGGTGTTAAGAGATGCATAGTGAATTCAACTGGGCTccctcctttcaggcagctgGAAAGGtgtgaataaataaatgaacttGTTTTGTCAGCTCTCCACATCATCGTTTCTCAGCAAAGCCCACAGGGGTGCCTGGAGGTGAGCAGGATTCGTGCACATCGATGTGCTTGTGGCCTGTGTTAGCTCTGGCACCCTGGCCTTGGCAAACGCTGTGGGGAAGAGCATGGTTAAAGGAGGAGGCCCTGTGTTTAAAGTGCTAAAAAATGCAGCCTTGTGGGTttggtgctccagccctgccaatGGGCTGATCAGAGTGCTGTGATTAGAAGCAAGTAAACTACTTCTGTGAGTTTGCCACTAAGTGCACTGCTGAGCACAGGAgctaggatcacagaatcaactagggaAAAAACCTGTCAGATCAAGTCTGACCATTACTCCAGGACTGTGAAGTCCACCACTAAGCAGTGTCACTAAGGTCCTCATCTACATGGggtctgaacacttccagggacggtgattccaccacttccctgggcagcctgttccaatgcctgactaaccttttggtgaagaaatttttccaaTCTAatcctcccctggcacagcttgaggccattacctcttgtcctatggCTTGTTACATGCTCACAGGCAGCGCCTGCAGCACCTGGTGCTCCTGCCCTTCCTTGCTCCTGCCCTTGGTGGTGTGTGGGGCTCTGCAGAAGGGCCTCCTGAAAAGCCAGGGctgcctggagcaggcagggagcccTGGGCATCCCTCTGGCCCTGCCCTGTGCCGTGGCTCTCTGTCGCACTGTGTATGACGACAGGACCACAGGTGATACTCTGAGGGTTTTATTAACAAGCATAATACATATTCACTGTATGCTATATAGAGTATGAGGCCTGTACAGTACAAATTTATGTTCACAGTTCGCCATGACAAAATGTCATTACTGAATTCCCATTGGACTACCAAAGTAGAAACAGTGAAAGTACATTAAACATTCACATCTTTAGTAAGAAGATTACCAAAATGTCCTGTATTTGCAAGTGATAGTAATGCACACTAGAAACCTTTAATTACCCATTCAGTCTTATTAGcttataaaatatattacacTTTATATAAAAATGTCTGCATAGTTTATACAAGTATTAAGGTAAATAGAACacccctgctgtggctgcaggtgAGAGATGCTAAGCAGAAAGATTATTTCGACCCTCTAAtattaaaagtacatttttttaaaagtgctaATGTCTGTAAAATGCAAACTGGTGTAGCCCTCTTAAGATAATGTAAAATGCTTTGCAATTTTGTTATAGAAAGGATCTGTACTCATCTACGTGTTGCTAACCTTGACAGAGACAACAACATACTTGGACAAGATGTGGCATTACAAGCATTGCTGCAGAACAGTGGTGTATATTTAAATAAACCCACAAACATTAATACCTGCTTAGCTTTTTCTGATTGTCTTAGAAACTCAGTAAATGATTATAGTTATACGGCTTAAACAGGCATGTTTTAGTAAAGCAGTGTTTCCTTTCACACGCTGCAATGCTGCTAGGGaaaaaggtgggtttttttaaatgtgcatgTTCTGCAGGATTAGGGTTTTCTACCTTTGTATCTAAACTGGTTTCTCTTCGGGCAAAGACAGAAGGACCGGCTTTAAAAAGTGTTTAGTTGCATATATTTTAAGATACCCCTCAAATCAGAGTTTGCTAAAATGAACCAATGAGCCAGTTAAGATGTAAGTTCACGTTTTCagcagaaagaggaaagcaTACTTGTGACCTCAACACCACAAAGAGACCCCACAGACACAAGTGAAAAATCCCACAGCAAGGCAATTACATGAAATAAtctcaaatatttatatttaatattcaaATTTCTGTTGTCACAAGGCACATGGATAAAGATATTTTATAGTTCCATTGAATCGCCACTGTATTAGTCCCCACCATTAGCATAAATATTGTCAGGAAAAAGGTAGACAGGCTAATGAATGGATATGGGAAACAACCTAGACTGAATTCTGCAaagtaactctcagttacagaGAAGTTCTGCTTTTAGGGTACTTGATTTTAgatttctaattttttaaaaagaaaaaaatactaaagaaaACGTTTTGTGAATGCCTTAAAAGACAAACAGCATTGGAAAGAAATGTTCCTTAACATCCCAAATCATGTGCGTTTGCACTTGTTATGCTAAAACCGGGATCAGTTGCCATGAAGCTGCTTATTTTTGATAGGATCTCGTCTGCTTTTCTCCCTAGAACATAATAAGAGAATTGTTTTCATCCCAGGATACTCAATGTCTGTAGGCTTCTGCCTGGTGCTACAGGGGCTGCAAGCAGCCTGTCAGTGACATGTTGGCACTGATGCAACTCCAACAACATTCAGCACCTATGGAAGGAGGCTGAGTCTGCTACTGCTGACATGTTCAACAACCCCCCTGCTCTAGAACAGCCACTCACTAACATCACTCTCTTCCCTGCAAGCTCCTCCATGTTAGCAGCGACCTGGCCTACCCAAACCAGACCAGTTCATCTGCCAGGCTGTTCAGCTCCATAGCCAAGCAGATGAGGGCCAGTTACACGATCAATCTGGCACAACTCCCTTCAGCCCTAGTGAAGCGGTGAGGTTGTACGGTGCTGTAACAGATCTTC
The sequence above is a segment of the Lathamus discolor isolate bLatDis1 chromosome 1, bLatDis1.hap1, whole genome shotgun sequence genome. Coding sequences within it:
- the LOC136024025 gene encoding toll-like receptor 6 — its product is MGPFTSIYVFACVFTFTLWNNIHPTVENEFIANYSSSLLTNVPENIPVHTHVLDLSHNRISGLGVSDFVSLSDLQVLNLSYNLVTELNFSVFIFNEDLEYLDLSHNNILKVYCQTLVYLKHLDLSFNKFTALPICQEFGNIVCLEYLGLSATMIQKSDFRYITHLHLHTVFLTLEDFSLYEPQSLTALNTRSLHIVFAANRNFSFALLYDGMSTSENLKIVNLRYTLSYKDFPPPSLALLKEIKTTALMLDTVDLQWAIILQIFLLVWYSPVEYLTVRNLTFRGPLGELTEYDFMPLLSSMEQLISLGGSMKVLTLEHVRNKVYYFNQEILYRQFSEMNIASLTIYDAYMPHMLCPNRTSSFQYLNFSRNALTDELFQNCGTLTDLKLLILQKNKFESLPKVSFMTSHMKSLKYLDMSSNLLRHEGADAQCQWAESLTELDLSSNQLTDAVFECLPVNIQNLNLQNNQISSVPRGMAELKALKELNLASNRLADLPGCGGFTALEFLNVEMNSILTPSADFFQSCPRVRELKAGKNPFKCSCELRDFIRAEKQSGGRLFGWPAAYMCEYPEDLRGTQLKDFHLSELACNTVLLLVTALLLTLVLVAVEAFLCIYLDVPWYVRMTWQWTQTKRRAWHNHPAEQETVLQFHAFISYSERDALWVKDELIPNLEKGEGCVQLCQHERNFIPGKSIVENIINCIEKSYKSIFVLSPNFVQSEWCHYELYFAHHKLFSENSDSLILILLEPIPPYIIPARYHKLRALMAKRTYLEWPKERSKHALFWANLRAAININLPISVEVDKEQSDVTSTSSVSQYANK